A single genomic interval of Apteryx mantelli isolate bAptMan1 chromosome 19, bAptMan1.hap1, whole genome shotgun sequence harbors:
- the FADS6 gene encoding fatty acid desaturase 6, with product MAREREDEDESSEEPGREEALMAELSELVREVVKSSSWWERHGVDVCIIALSFLLLPAGFLCLRSAHALPFLAGIVILGVVHHTLTVKGSHLASHNALTESKSWGKVWAIFFIELCSAFTAEQATYNHVKIHHGYTNVIGLGDSSTWKLPFLNRYVYMFIAPLAVPVITPLVALDLLRNVKLKTALRTICFMLLGLYSHYWILLHVSGFQSAWSALLCMLVTRSLLAHPYIHVNIFQHIGLPMFAADRKPKRIQLMSLGVLNLPRNALLDWSFGHSLISCHVEHHLFPGLSDNMCLKIKPIVSRYLRKKQLPYNEDSYASRLRLFLQKYEELMVHAPPITELVGIQ from the exons ATGGCGAGGGAGCGGGAGGATGAGGACGAGTCCTCGGAGGAGCCGGGGCGTGAGGAAGCCCTCATGGCCGAGCTCTCGGAGCTGGTGCGGGAGGTGGtgaagagcagcagctggtgGGAGAGGCACGGCGTGGACGTCTGCATCATCGCCCTCAGCTTCCTCCTGCTGCCCGCGG GGTTCCTGTGCCTGCGGTCAGCCCATGCCCTCCCCTTCCTGGCCGGCATCGTCATCCTCGGCGTGGTGCACCACACACTGACCGTGAAGGGCAGCCACCTGGCCAGCCACAACGCCTTGACGGAGTCCAAGTCCTGGGGCAAAGTGTGGGCCATCTTCTTCATCGAG cTCTGTTCAGCTTTCACAGCTGAGCAGGCCACCTACAACCACGTGAAGATCCACCATGGCTACACCAACGTCATCGGCCTGGGAGACTCCAGCACCTGGAAGCTTCCTTTCTTGAACCGCTACGTCTACATGTTCATCGCACCTCTCGCAGTGCCTGTCATAACCCCTCTCGTTGCACTGG ATTTGCTGAGGAACGTCAAGTTGAAAACAGCTCTCCGGACCATTTGCTTCATGCTTCTGGGTCTTTATTCCCATTACTGGATTCTGCTCCATGTCTCGGGCTTCCAGTCCGCCtggtctgctctgctctgcatgcTGGTCACCCGCTCCCTCCTTGCACATCCCTATATCCACGTGAACATCTTCCAG CACATCGGCCTCCCCATGTTTGCGGCCGATAGGAAGCCCAAGCGGATTCAGCTCATGAGCCTCGGCGTGCTGAACCTGCCCCGCAACGCCCTGCTTGACTGGTCCTTCGGCCACTCGCTCATCAGCTGCCACGTGGAGCATCACCTCTTCCCCGGCCTCTCCGACAACATGTGCCTGAAG ATCAAACCCATCGTCTCCCGGTACCTGAGGAAGAAGCAGCTGCCGTACAATGAGGACTCCTACGCATCCCGGCTCCGGCTCTTCCTGCAGAAATACGAGGAGCTGATGGTCCACGCTCCCCCCATAACGGAGCTGGTGGGCATCCAGTGA